The bacterium genome contains a region encoding:
- a CDS encoding RNA-binding protein, which yields MNGVCTVSMWSWISASAIGLAIFLAGVLAGMKFGGRRSSGSHGGGSNRPVRSPDLYIGNLTEDISGEELQKQFSKYGDVREVRMVPPRNGETKTFAFITMSSVEAAQSAMNGMNGKDVDGRKIVVSEARSRGSSGRRGPRR from the coding sequence ATGAATGGAGTATGCACAGTGAGTATGTGGTCGTGGATCAGCGCATCAGCGATCGGATTAGCCATCTTTTTGGCCGGTGTTCTTGCCGGAATGAAATTTGGCGGACGGCGTAGCAGTGGATCCCATGGTGGCGGCAGTAATCGCCCGGTCCGCTCCCCCGATCTGTATATCGGAAACCTGACGGAGGATATCTCCGGCGAAGAACTGCAGAAACAGTTCAGCAAATACGGCGATGTCCGCGAAGTTCGCATGGTGCCGCCCCGTAATGGCGAAACCAAGACCTTCGCCTTTATCACCATGAGCAGTGTGGAAGCGGCTCAATCCGCCATGAACGGAATGAACGGCAAGGATGTTGACGGACGTAAAATCGTCGTCAGCGAAGCCCGCTCACGCGGGAGCAGTGGCCGTCGCGGTCCGCGCCGGTAA
- a CDS encoding protein kinase: MDIKRSTPQPAPLLFCPRCGSINRLCPQHLKTGTVLAGYRLLQRIEASGNAETYLAELPQDHSSIKLQTFSATTFSRGPAADYYLAGLKQWMQVRQPNVIKVLEAGRSSNGTFFAASAPPVGITLEERIWTDGAIDLKAAINLAISISRILEWLWKEHGLIYGQITPRNIILTPDRNIHLAHMALSPLCKVRPPGLSLKEFVASTPGFTSPEQLSTSDTMDHRADMYALGATLYHMLTGSPPFACLNAGEVAARHQSPSLADPRLLRPDLPDEFVWLLEILMAHDPQERFDDWDYLIKILESLNFQKTLAQQKPMKSHSVLIRLPPSDITKLTVHTKPKPVKSLYPSRLPPRKKDYFGIMLSITLLLGAALIILVALLARENTSAPPPRLAPFQPPLRPAPASSSPRDVASPTPASTPPVTASNPFMTLLVETRKFARLYPDKHEEIYDRYLRLLALAETQAPRWVPDLQRQVRAMDLAMAAPLDDAEQAIRLRVSQFEDQRQYQEGMNWLEQYSGPFIQKTKPLRQSLINMLKTLTK, from the coding sequence ATGGACATTAAACGGTCTACCCCCCAACCCGCCCCGCTATTGTTCTGCCCCCGATGCGGCTCCATCAACCGGCTGTGCCCCCAACATCTTAAAACCGGCACCGTACTGGCCGGCTACCGGCTCCTTCAGCGGATTGAAGCCAGCGGGAATGCGGAGACCTACCTTGCAGAACTCCCTCAGGACCATTCATCAATCAAACTCCAGACCTTTTCCGCCACCACCTTTTCACGCGGACCGGCCGCTGATTATTACCTGGCCGGCTTGAAACAATGGATGCAGGTGCGTCAACCCAATGTGATCAAAGTGCTTGAGGCTGGCCGCAGCAGCAACGGGACTTTTTTTGCCGCCAGCGCCCCACCCGTCGGCATCACCCTTGAGGAGCGCATCTGGACAGACGGCGCAATCGACCTGAAGGCGGCCATTAATCTGGCCATTTCGATCAGCCGAATTCTGGAATGGCTTTGGAAAGAGCATGGCCTGATTTACGGCCAGATCACCCCGCGGAACATTATTCTGACGCCAGACCGAAATATCCATCTCGCCCATATGGCACTCTCGCCCCTCTGCAAGGTGCGTCCGCCCGGTCTTTCGCTGAAGGAGTTTGTTGCCAGCACCCCCGGGTTTACCAGTCCGGAACAATTATCCACTTCTGACACCATGGACCACCGGGCGGACATGTATGCGCTGGGCGCCACGCTGTACCATATGCTGACCGGCTCCCCGCCCTTTGCCTGTTTGAACGCCGGGGAAGTGGCCGCCCGCCACCAAAGTCCCTCCCTGGCCGATCCCCGTCTACTCCGACCTGATCTACCTGATGAGTTTGTCTGGCTCCTTGAAATTCTGATGGCGCATGATCCGCAAGAGCGTTTTGATGATTGGGACTACCTGATTAAAATCCTGGAATCCCTGAATTTCCAAAAAACATTGGCTCAACAAAAACCAATGAAAAGCCATTCGGTCTTGATCCGGCTTCCGCCCTCCGATATTACCAAACTGACCGTTCACACAAAACCCAAGCCGGTCAAATCGCTCTATCCCAGTCGACTGCCCCCGCGGAAGAAAGACTATTTCGGCATTATGTTAAGCATCACCCTCTTGCTGGGCGCAGCGCTGATCATCCTCGTTGCCCTCTTGGCCCGGGAAAACACTTCAGCCCCACCCCCCCGGCTCGCCCCCTTTCAGCCCCCCCTCCGGCCCGCTCCTGCAAGCAGCAGCCCAAGGGACGTGGCATCGCCTACCCCGGCCTCCACTCCACCGGTTACCGCCTCCAACCCGTTCATGACACTACTGGTGGAGACGAGGAAGTTTGCCCGGCTCTATCCCGATAAACATGAAGAAATCTATGACCGCTATTTAAGATTGCTCGCCTTAGCTGAAACCCAGGCACCACGCTGGGTTCCTGACCTGCAACGGCAGGTTCGCGCCATGGATCTGGCGATGGCGGCACCACTGGATGATGCAGAACAGGCCATCCGGCTGCGCGTCAGCCAATTTGAAGACCAGCGGCAATATCAGGAGGGAATGAATTGGCTCGAGCAGTACTCCGGCCCTTTTATCCAGAAGACTAAACCCCTTCGCCAATCCCTGATTAACATGCTGAAGACGCTTACGAAATAA
- a CDS encoding polysaccharide biosynthesis tyrosine autokinase, whose amino-acid sequence MAENTEESAHFMDYWRMIKSRIEVVIAVFLIVVTAGIVITMTLPKTYMAATRIKVRQDTPNVTPFYTASQQQQMMSVYDMYFLRTEFEVIQSRPILYAVIRNCRLQEDFGRIYSDDGAPLDLAETYRILVDGMKVQQYRDTNLIEVRIFRSSRRSTKDTARRDAARIANEIASVYRDFRMKQTREISEQGVTALSEALKAQQRKVELAEGQLEAIRKNLKINVFSQNQSGSSVASLENAKLERLELNRIVARKELLDHETRLKQIENLKGSDLLYSSAYVIQDPTLTTLRQQLTEAETNLKRKQEMFGERHPDVVGAASVVNDLKRKIEETLKGQLLGLQTSYEIAKRSYEAADQDLVDAKKSDISAHSEQYLPFNKLESEVQRQRQMRDTLETRLVQESIGIDLPRTPVEVVDPAEVPSENEPVSPKMVLNVILSIVMGLACGIGLVFFIEYVDTSVKTVDDIEKFIGSTIIGIIPQKVRPLPDEGADSPHAEAYRVLRMNLELSKKLGGGNTMCVTSGGAGEGKSLTLFNLAYICSQAGKKVIVIDSDMRRPTQHKMFKVSNKTGLADVLLDKVGINDAIVMNAVGTVDFMPSGKLPSVAHGILSAQRLRALIDQLKTRYDYVFFDSPPIMGVSDAAILCSEVDGVLLVIQHRTYPRAVSLRARTMVDNAGGNLLGVVLNNLNVTRDYYYYHNAYYNYSYGTPRDRRQEKLDKALVAPTTMPKENQVTKT is encoded by the coding sequence ATGGCTGAAAATACTGAAGAATCCGCTCATTTCATGGACTACTGGCGGATGATCAAATCCCGCATTGAGGTCGTCATTGCGGTCTTTCTGATTGTGGTTACCGCAGGCATTGTCATTACCATGACGCTGCCGAAAACCTATATGGCCGCCACCCGCATCAAGGTGCGGCAGGATACCCCGAATGTGACGCCGTTTTATACGGCTTCGCAACAGCAACAGATGATGTCGGTATATGACATGTATTTTCTCCGCACCGAATTCGAGGTGATTCAGTCCCGGCCGATTCTTTATGCAGTGATCCGGAATTGCCGGCTGCAGGAGGATTTTGGACGGATTTATTCTGACGATGGCGCACCTCTGGATCTCGCAGAAACCTACCGGATTCTGGTGGATGGGATGAAGGTCCAGCAGTATCGGGATACAAATCTGATTGAAGTCCGCATTTTCAGGAGCAGTCGACGCAGCACCAAGGATACGGCGCGGCGAGATGCGGCACGGATTGCGAATGAAATTGCCTCGGTGTACCGCGATTTTCGCATGAAACAGACACGGGAAATTTCCGAACAGGGGGTCACGGCCTTGAGCGAGGCCCTCAAGGCCCAGCAACGCAAAGTGGAACTGGCAGAGGGGCAGCTGGAAGCGATCCGTAAAAATCTTAAAATCAACGTGTTTTCCCAGAATCAGTCGGGAAGTTCAGTGGCCAGTTTGGAGAATGCCAAGTTGGAACGGCTGGAGTTGAACCGGATCGTGGCCCGCAAGGAGCTGCTGGATCACGAAACGCGGCTGAAGCAGATTGAGAATCTCAAAGGGTCGGATCTGCTCTATTCCTCGGCGTATGTCATTCAGGATCCCACCTTGACTACCCTGCGGCAGCAATTGACCGAGGCGGAGACCAATCTCAAGCGTAAACAGGAAATGTTCGGGGAGCGCCATCCGGATGTGGTGGGAGCGGCGTCCGTGGTCAATGACCTGAAACGGAAAATTGAAGAGACGCTCAAGGGGCAGCTCCTCGGGTTGCAAACCAGTTACGAGATCGCAAAACGGTCGTATGAAGCGGCCGATCAGGATCTGGTTGACGCCAAGAAAAGCGACATCAGTGCCCATAGCGAACAGTATCTGCCCTTTAATAAACTGGAGAGCGAAGTCCAGCGGCAACGCCAGATGCGGGACACTTTGGAGACCCGTCTGGTGCAGGAAAGTATCGGGATTGATCTGCCGCGCACTCCCGTCGAGGTGGTGGATCCCGCTGAAGTGCCTTCGGAAAATGAGCCCGTGAGCCCTAAAATGGTATTGAATGTGATTTTAAGTATTGTCATGGGGCTAGCGTGTGGCATCGGTCTGGTGTTCTTTATCGAGTATGTGGACACCTCGGTCAAAACGGTGGACGACATCGAGAAATTTATCGGCTCCACGATTATTGGCATCATTCCGCAAAAGGTGCGCCCGCTACCAGATGAAGGGGCCGACAGTCCCCATGCCGAGGCCTATCGCGTGCTGCGGATGAACCTGGAGCTATCCAAGAAGTTGGGTGGCGGGAATACGATGTGTGTGACGAGCGGGGGTGCAGGCGAAGGGAAGTCTCTGACCCTGTTCAATCTCGCGTATATCTGTTCCCAGGCCGGAAAAAAAGTTATTGTGATTGACTCGGACATGCGCCGGCCAACCCAGCATAAAATGTTCAAGGTGTCCAATAAGACGGGGCTGGCCGATGTGCTGCTCGATAAGGTCGGTATCAATGACGCCATTGTTATGAATGCGGTGGGTACGGTGGATTTCATGCCGAGCGGAAAACTTCCCTCGGTCGCTCACGGTATTTTAAGTGCGCAGCGGCTGCGCGCCCTGATTGATCAGCTCAAGACCCGTTATGATTATGTTTTTTTTGACTCGCCGCCGATTATGGGGGTGAGTGATGCCGCCATCCTGTGTAGTGAAGTCGATGGCGTATTGTTGGTCATCCAGCATCGCACGTATCCCCGGGCGGTTTCCCTGCGCGCGAGGACCATGGTGGATAATGCCGGGGGAAATCTGCTGGGGGTCGTCCTGAATAATCTGAATGTCACCCGCGATTATTACTATTATCACAACGCCTATTATAATTACTCATACGGGACCCCTCGGGACCGGCGTCAGGAAAAACTGGATAAGGCGTTAGTTGCTCCCACCACCATGCCGAAAGAGAACCAGGTGACGAAAACGTGA
- a CDS encoding ATP-dependent RecD-like DNA helicase, with protein MQDEIDFHEKRPTPPPDGGVLEILKGTVNRVLYCSTDTGYCVCGVIPRDKDVKDEVMVVGNAPTAVEGETIEAEGRWTHHSKHGRQFQATRIECHAPVTIAGIKRYLSSGMIKGIRAGLADRLVEAFGKRTLEIIDKEPFRLQEVAGIGANRREMIKESWREQKAIRDIMVFLQSHEVGTACAMRIYKQYGEQAISVVRENPYRLCYDVWGIGFKTADRVALSLGVPPHSLNRARAGILYILQTMSEEGHCFCPREDLIPAAEQMLEIPGDILKEAIAQGVGDGTLVDERGTVYLMPLYQAETGVAESLERLLDTHVSHPPIQFDKALSWAEEQMGIGFAAAQRSALEMALSRKVSIITGGPGVGKTTIVRALVDIYNTRKFEICLAAPTGRAAKRMEESTGIPAKTLHRLLKYIPGTNRFEHGPGNPLKGEVFILDEVSMIDIQLMNAFLGALPPTATLVFVGDADQLPSVGAGNVLRDMIDSGVIPLTILETIFRQEAQSWIVRNAHRVNSGLPFEFPENAAPSDFFFIESDTPEDVIAKMLELVSSRIPRKFHFDPMTEIQVLTPMRRNQLGSENLNPILQQALNPGGVAIRRFGREYREGDRVLQIRNNYDKDVFNGDIGQVAAVDPDIQEVIVNYDGRRVVYSVEELDELDLAYACSVHKSQGSEYPAVVLLMTTHHFKLLQRNLLYTAMTRGRKLVCLIGSKKAVSMAIRNNHVSFRRTALKDRLKGRL; from the coding sequence GTGCAAGACGAAATTGATTTTCATGAGAAGCGCCCGACCCCTCCTCCCGATGGCGGCGTTCTTGAAATCCTGAAGGGGACCGTTAACCGGGTCCTGTATTGCTCTACGGATACCGGATATTGCGTATGTGGGGTCATTCCCCGGGATAAAGATGTCAAGGACGAGGTGATGGTGGTCGGGAATGCGCCCACCGCGGTTGAGGGAGAAACGATTGAAGCCGAGGGCCGTTGGACCCATCATTCGAAGCATGGCCGGCAGTTTCAGGCGACCCGCATCGAATGTCATGCTCCCGTCACCATCGCAGGTATTAAACGGTACCTGTCGAGCGGGATGATCAAGGGAATCCGGGCAGGACTGGCCGATCGTCTGGTGGAGGCCTTCGGGAAGCGGACCCTTGAGATTATTGATAAAGAACCCTTTCGGCTACAGGAGGTGGCTGGCATCGGGGCCAACCGGCGTGAGATGATCAAGGAATCCTGGCGGGAGCAGAAGGCAATCCGGGATATCATGGTGTTTCTCCAGTCCCATGAGGTGGGTACCGCCTGCGCCATGCGGATTTACAAGCAATATGGCGAGCAGGCTATCAGCGTCGTGCGTGAAAATCCCTACCGGCTTTGCTACGATGTCTGGGGCATCGGATTTAAAACGGCCGACCGGGTCGCCCTGAGTCTGGGGGTGCCTCCGCATTCCCTGAACCGGGCCCGGGCGGGCATTCTGTACATTTTGCAGACCATGTCGGAGGAGGGACATTGTTTTTGCCCGCGCGAAGATCTCATTCCCGCAGCGGAACAGATGTTGGAGATTCCCGGTGATATCCTGAAGGAGGCCATTGCGCAAGGAGTGGGGGATGGCACTCTGGTGGATGAGCGCGGTACGGTCTATTTGATGCCGTTATATCAGGCGGAAACCGGAGTGGCCGAGTCTTTGGAGCGGTTGCTGGACACCCATGTGTCCCATCCCCCCATCCAGTTTGACAAAGCCCTGTCCTGGGCGGAGGAGCAGATGGGAATTGGATTTGCGGCCGCCCAGCGGAGCGCACTGGAAATGGCCTTGTCCCGGAAAGTCTCGATCATTACCGGTGGACCGGGTGTCGGGAAAACAACCATTGTGCGTGCGCTGGTCGATATTTACAACACCCGTAAGTTCGAAATCTGCCTGGCCGCACCCACCGGGCGTGCCGCCAAACGGATGGAGGAATCGACCGGGATCCCGGCCAAAACGCTCCATCGGCTTTTGAAATACATTCCCGGAACCAATCGTTTTGAACATGGCCCTGGCAATCCCCTGAAGGGGGAGGTGTTCATTCTGGACGAAGTCTCGATGATTGATATCCAGTTGATGAATGCCTTTCTGGGGGCGCTGCCGCCCACGGCGACCCTGGTGTTTGTGGGGGATGCGGATCAATTGCCAAGTGTGGGCGCCGGCAACGTGCTGCGGGATATGATTGATTCCGGAGTGATTCCCCTGACCATCCTGGAAACCATTTTCAGGCAAGAGGCCCAAAGCTGGATTGTTCGCAACGCCCATCGGGTGAATAGCGGTCTACCTTTTGAATTCCCGGAAAACGCAGCCCCTTCCGATTTTTTCTTTATCGAATCCGACACGCCTGAGGATGTGATTGCCAAAATGCTGGAACTGGTTTCCTCCCGCATTCCCCGGAAATTCCATTTTGACCCCATGACAGAGATTCAGGTTCTGACGCCTATGCGGCGAAACCAACTGGGTAGCGAAAATCTCAATCCGATCCTGCAGCAGGCGCTTAATCCCGGGGGGGTGGCCATCCGGCGTTTTGGACGAGAGTACCGGGAGGGCGACCGCGTCCTGCAGATCCGCAATAACTACGATAAAGATGTGTTTAATGGCGATATCGGACAGGTCGCCGCGGTGGATCCGGACATACAGGAAGTGATCGTGAATTACGATGGAAGACGGGTGGTGTATTCGGTTGAGGAGCTGGATGAATTGGACCTCGCCTACGCCTGCTCGGTGCATAAATCGCAGGGAAGCGAATATCCGGCCGTGGTCTTGCTGATGACGACGCATCACTTCAAGCTGCTGCAACGGAACCTGCTCTACACGGCCATGACCCGTGGGCGCAAGCTGGTCTGCCTGATTGGCTCCAAAAAAGCGGTAAGCATGGCGATCCGGAACAACCACGTCTCATTCCGGCGAACCGCGCTGAAGGACCGGCTCAAAGGCCGGCTGTAG
- a CDS encoding CsgG/HfaB family protein produces the protein MKASRCRVNLISASLAGLVTLLGLTSCNSTHVRSTPSLPEELHAPVVAVTSFENRAGFEGQWRLGDGMADLLVSELVLSRNFVVVERQHFENITSELQRQQSALFRFEGKTPTGRMKNAQYLIRGVITDFSQTGGSGLTFYIRSFFLLGRSQTARVSLTLTLIDVESGQILSSVQSTGLVRTHEAFAKATYEGVSFGGEVFFATPLGQATARAIEGGVAQIIKDMPPNPWRPMISCVQNGAILLNGGKDRGFREGTDYIARGPAEPVTDPATGDVLTLMPGHRIGLLRIVQVDEKVSFAKAIQGQGFSRGQWLGKAVPADRGP, from the coding sequence ATGAAAGCTTCTCGTTGTCGCGTTAATTTGATTTCCGCCAGTCTGGCAGGACTGGTCACCCTGCTGGGCCTCACAAGCTGCAACTCGACACACGTCCGGTCCACTCCGTCCCTGCCGGAGGAGTTACATGCCCCCGTCGTAGCGGTCACCTCGTTTGAAAACCGTGCCGGGTTTGAGGGACAATGGAGACTGGGCGACGGCATGGCGGATCTCCTGGTATCCGAACTGGTATTGTCGCGCAACTTTGTCGTCGTCGAGCGCCAGCATTTCGAAAATATCACCAGTGAACTCCAGCGCCAGCAAAGTGCTCTTTTCCGCTTTGAGGGAAAAACCCCTACCGGCCGGATGAAAAATGCCCAATACCTGATCCGGGGGGTCATCACGGATTTTTCCCAGACCGGCGGGAGCGGGCTGACCTTCTATATCCGCAGTTTCTTTCTGCTGGGGCGAAGCCAGACGGCCCGCGTTTCGCTCACACTCACCCTCATCGATGTTGAGAGCGGACAGATCCTGAGTTCAGTCCAAAGCACGGGGCTGGTCCGGACGCATGAAGCCTTCGCCAAAGCCACCTATGAGGGGGTCTCCTTCGGCGGAGAAGTTTTTTTCGCCACGCCCCTCGGCCAAGCCACCGCACGTGCCATTGAAGGCGGCGTAGCCCAGATTATCAAGGATATGCCGCCGAATCCCTGGCGCCCAATGATCAGTTGCGTCCAGAACGGCGCCATTCTGTTGAACGGGGGGAAAGACCGGGGCTTCAGGGAAGGCACGGACTATATTGCCCGCGGCCCTGCGGAACCGGTAACGGATCCCGCCACCGGTGACGTTCTCACCTTAATGCCCGGACACCGGATCGGATTGCTCCGCATTGTGCAGGTGGACGAAAAAGTTTCTTTCGCCAAGGCCATCCAGGGGCAGGGATTCAGCCGTGGACAATGGTTAGGGAAAGCAGTTCCAGCCGACCGGGGGCCCTGA
- the rpoD gene encoding RNA polymerase sigma factor RpoD, with protein sequence MVKPVAAPVLKEVKLPPAPLPVKKGKLKAISIPKITEGSPSGALLEDSPENEPKTESDGGGDEGGATAAGSLSWEERSQRIKDLVKLAEEQGYLTFDDVNEMIPNSVINPEELEGYLELLRSMDIEIIEASDAEKFRKEPAKQTTSVARAERLDIFDDPIRMYLHQMGQVPLLTREQEVEICKRIESAEVSVRLLFDELGVAADMYLATAERLETGRDRFDRVIEDKFVDSRDTYLKALPRLKREILKNRDKLLEASAVFRKSKSTVAQKADAKKELEKIRKRLSELFENLYFKQKIIETLAAKAEDEYKEVLACLSQIDLHTKARKSPKQAEALAAEQRKLRKLEDVIGLDATEFVAKYKQLKDAMRKGMIARTEMVEANLRLVISIVKKYMNRGLSFLDLIQEGNTGLMKAVEKFEYRRGYKFSTYATWWIRQAATRAIADQARTIRIPVHMIETINKLMRVQKKLVQELGREPTPEEVAEDMSLPVDRVRAVYKMAQQPISLQSPVGDGDDAHFGDFIEDKGAENPSEMTAYSLLKDRLKDVLGTLTEREQQVLNLRFGLADGYSRTLEEVGKQFNVTRERIRQIEAKALRKLRHPTRIRKLEGFIEMK encoded by the coding sequence GTGGTCAAGCCCGTTGCGGCTCCTGTTTTGAAAGAAGTAAAGCTCCCTCCGGCCCCCCTGCCGGTCAAAAAGGGGAAGCTTAAAGCCATCTCCATCCCGAAAATCACCGAAGGCTCGCCCAGCGGGGCGTTGCTTGAAGATTCCCCTGAGAACGAGCCCAAAACGGAGTCCGATGGCGGCGGGGACGAAGGGGGCGCAACTGCAGCCGGAAGCCTGAGCTGGGAAGAGCGCAGCCAACGGATCAAGGATCTGGTCAAACTCGCCGAAGAACAGGGGTATCTGACCTTTGACGACGTCAATGAGATGATTCCCAACTCCGTGATCAATCCGGAGGAACTTGAGGGATATCTCGAACTCCTGCGCAGCATGGATATCGAGATCATCGAGGCTTCCGACGCCGAGAAATTCCGCAAGGAGCCGGCCAAGCAGACCACCTCCGTGGCCCGTGCCGAGCGGTTGGATATTTTCGATGACCCCATCCGCATGTATCTGCACCAAATGGGTCAGGTTCCCCTGCTCACCCGCGAACAGGAAGTTGAAATCTGCAAACGCATTGAGAGCGCCGAAGTTTCGGTTCGATTGCTTTTTGACGAATTGGGCGTGGCGGCGGACATGTATCTGGCGACCGCCGAACGGCTGGAAACCGGCCGGGACCGTTTTGATCGCGTCATTGAGGACAAATTCGTAGACAGCCGCGACACCTATCTCAAGGCCCTGCCCCGCCTGAAGCGGGAAATCCTCAAGAACCGCGACAAACTCCTGGAAGCGTCGGCCGTCTTCCGCAAAAGCAAGTCCACCGTAGCGCAGAAAGCCGACGCCAAGAAGGAATTGGAGAAAATCCGCAAGCGCCTCTCCGAGCTCTTTGAAAACCTTTACTTCAAGCAGAAGATTATCGAGACGCTGGCGGCCAAGGCCGAGGATGAATACAAGGAAGTCCTGGCCTGCCTGTCTCAGATCGACCTTCATACCAAAGCGCGGAAGTCGCCCAAGCAGGCCGAGGCCCTGGCGGCCGAACAGCGCAAACTTCGCAAGCTTGAAGATGTCATCGGTCTGGATGCCACCGAATTTGTGGCCAAATACAAGCAGCTTAAAGACGCCATGCGCAAGGGCATGATCGCCCGCACCGAAATGGTGGAAGCCAACCTGCGACTGGTCATCAGCATTGTAAAAAAATACATGAACCGCGGACTCTCTTTCCTGGATCTGATCCAGGAGGGCAATACCGGCCTGATGAAGGCCGTCGAGAAGTTCGAGTATCGCCGTGGTTATAAATTCAGCACCTATGCCACCTGGTGGATTCGTCAGGCTGCCACCCGCGCCATCGCGGACCAGGCCCGGACCATCCGCATTCCGGTGCACATGATTGAGACCATCAATAAATTGATGCGCGTCCAGAAAAAGCTGGTCCAGGAGCTGGGTCGTGAGCCAACCCCCGAGGAAGTGGCTGAAGACATGAGCCTCCCTGTGGACCGGGTGCGCGCCGTCTACAAGATGGCCCAGCAACCGATTTCACTCCAGAGCCCGGTGGGCGATGGGGATGACGCGCATTTTGGTGATTTTATCGAGGACAAGGGCGCTGAAAATCCGTCCGAAATGACCGCTTACAGCTTGCTCAAGGATCGTCTGAAAGACGTCCTCGGCACGCTGACTGAGCGTGAACAGCAGGTTCTTAACCTGCGATTCGGCCTGGCGGATGGATATTCGCGCACCCTCGAAGAGGTAGGAAAGCAGTTCAACGTCACTCGTGAACGGATCCGCCAGATTGAAGCAAAGGCTCTCCGGAAATTGCGCCATCCAACGCGCATCCGGAAGCTGGAAGGATTCATCGAGATGAAGTGA
- a CDS encoding outer membrane beta-barrel protein produces MKYINKVFLAMMLVSLMAGTKGVAQEQDLGSPTDGPWLFSTRAGAEFSDNRDGTKDNKESNVDLFIEPRVDYRFRDGDRTVLDLAALPMVKWHSNPRDASLGSGQNDSELFGTAIAELAHQLTPRLSLSIGDAITYNDDPQVSNGGANVRYSNNHIWNNAHADLGYAVTEQLSAGVGGTYELKRYSDSVVADNEDEDIVTANVNAKYAMGSGYKLIGTVGGSQFKNKAIDRTRGSTVLSVGGGVEKTFTPDLIGKVMAGYQHGEYEDSAMDSIDTPNGSAELTMRAASETRFRVGGSYGLYAPYVRPYSIQKLTAVNVGVDHDVLSNRLTVSLNGQYGNGHYDKEGDLPSGNDAMVMVGVRADYRLNRNWSVNAGYSLENWDSDVRESFTRNLVDCGVKAQL; encoded by the coding sequence ATGAAGTATATCAATAAAGTGTTTTTGGCCATGATGCTGGTGTCGTTGATGGCTGGGACAAAAGGCGTTGCGCAGGAACAGGATCTTGGATCCCCCACAGATGGCCCCTGGCTGTTTTCCACCCGGGCTGGCGCTGAATTTTCTGATAATCGTGATGGCACGAAAGACAATAAGGAATCCAATGTGGATCTCTTTATCGAGCCGCGTGTTGACTACCGGTTCCGTGATGGAGATCGCACGGTCCTGGATCTGGCGGCATTGCCGATGGTGAAGTGGCATAGCAACCCCCGTGATGCGTCACTGGGTTCCGGACAGAATGATTCCGAGCTTTTCGGGACCGCCATCGCCGAGTTGGCCCATCAGTTGACGCCCCGTTTGTCGCTTAGCATTGGTGATGCCATTACCTATAATGATGATCCGCAGGTCAGTAATGGCGGCGCGAACGTCCGTTACAGCAATAACCACATCTGGAATAATGCCCATGCCGATCTCGGCTATGCGGTGACCGAGCAGTTGAGTGCTGGTGTGGGCGGGACGTACGAGCTCAAGCGGTATTCGGATTCGGTAGTGGCGGATAATGAGGATGAGGATATTGTCACGGCTAATGTGAATGCGAAGTATGCGATGGGGTCCGGCTACAAACTGATCGGTACCGTGGGCGGTTCTCAGTTCAAGAATAAGGCGATTGACCGGACGCGGGGTTCAACCGTGCTGTCCGTGGGCGGCGGAGTTGAGAAAACCTTTACCCCTGATCTGATCGGCAAAGTGATGGCCGGTTATCAGCATGGCGAGTATGAGGACTCGGCCATGGATTCGATTGACACCCCGAACGGTTCTGCGGAGTTGACCATGCGGGCGGCGTCCGAGACCCGTTTCCGTGTGGGTGGCAGCTACGGCCTGTATGCGCCTTATGTGCGGCCCTACTCCATTCAGAAGTTGACCGCCGTCAATGTCGGAGTAGATCATGACGTGCTCAGCAATCGTTTGACGGTCAGCCTGAACGGTCAGTATGGTAATGGCCATTATGATAAAGAGGGCGATCTTCCCAGCGGGAACGATGCCATGGTCATGGTCGGAGTGCGTGCAGACTACCGCTTGAATCGCAACTGGAGCGTGAATGCCGGTTACAGTCTCGAGAACTGGGACTCGGATGTTCGTGAATCGTTCACCCGTAACCTGGTTGATTGCGGCGTTAAGGCCCAGTTGTAA